A region from the Lemur catta isolate mLemCat1 chromosome 7, mLemCat1.pri, whole genome shotgun sequence genome encodes:
- the LOC123642749 gene encoding olfactory receptor 10V1, producing the protein MEGINKTAKIQFFFRPFSPNPEVQMVIFVAFLMMYLTSLSGNATIAVTVQVNHSLHTPMYFFLANLAVLEIFYTSSIAPLALANLLSMGKTPVSITGCGTQMFFFVFLGGADGVLLAVMAYDRFIAICHPLRYTLIVSWSLCVELMVGSLVLGFLLSLPLTTLIFQLPFCRNNEIYHFYCDMPAVMHLACADTHIHETALYIISFIVLSIPLSLISISYVFIVVAILRIRSAEGRQRAFSTCSSHILVVLLQYGCTSFIYLSPSSSYSPAMGRVVAVVYTFITPILNPLIYSMRNKELKDALRKALRNF; encoded by the coding sequence atggaaggaataaataaaactgcaaaGATACAATTCTTCTTTCGTCCATTCTCACCTAACCCTGAGGTCCAGATGGTGATTTTTGTGGCCTTCCTGATGATGTACCTGACCAGCCTCAGTGGAAATGCCACAATTGCAGTCACTGTCCAGGTCAACCACTccctccacacccccatgtacttttTTCTGGCCAACTTGGCAGTTCTAGAAATCTTCTATACATCTTCCATCGCCCCACTGGCCTTGGCAAACCTCCTTTCAATGGGCAAAACTCCTGTTTCCATCACTGGATGTGGCAcccaaatgtttttctttgtcttcttgggTGGGGCTGATGGCGTCCTGCTCGCAGTCATGGCTTATGACCGGTTTATAGCGATCTGTCACCCTTTGCGATATACCCTCATCGTGAGCTGGTCTTTGTGCGTGGAGCTGATGGTAGGGTCCCTGGTGCTGGGGTTCCTGCTGTCACTGCCGCTCACCACTTTAATCTTCCAACTCCCATTCTGCCGCAACAATGAGATCTACCACTTCTACTGTGACATGCCTGCAGTCATGCACCTGGCTTGTGCAGACACACACATTCACGAGACTGCCCTCTATATCATCAGCTTCATTGTCCTAAGCATCCCCCTCTCACTGATCTCCATCTCCTATGTCTTCATCGTGGTAGCCATTTTACGGATCCGGTCAGCAGAAGGGCGCCAGAGagccttctccacctgctcctcTCACATCTTAGTGGTCCTCCTGCAGTATGGCTGCACCAGCTTTATATATCTGTCCCCCAGTTCCAGCTACTCTCCTGCGATGGGCCGGGTGGTGGCTGTGGTCTACACTTttatcactcccattttaaaCCCCTTGATCTATAGTATGAGGAACAAGGAACTGAAAGATGCCCTAAGGAAAGCACTGAGAAACTTCTAG